GTTTGTATAGCAGTATAATCTTCTGTAAAATATTTACATATTTTTTTTAAAACATTAGCTTCGATTTTGGCATTTTTTAAATAATTTAATATTTCATTGTTACTCATACATAAATTATATGAAAAAACAATGGCTAAAGAATGTCCAAAAAAAGAAATTTTTAATTTGATAAATATTTCTTTTTTTCTTTAGGTTTATTTTGAGAACCACATCCACAAGAACCACCGCATGTTTTCTTTTTAAATAGTGATTTATAAATGTAAAAAAGTGCAAAAGCAAAGATAATTATAGTAAAAAGTAATTCATAAAGATTCATTCTATTATTTCCTCCCCTTTGATAGATACAATATGTCCTTTACCTGCATCAAAAATCACTACATAAGAGTTTTGCGGTTTGGTGAAAGTAAACTCGCTATCTTCATTCATTAAACCCTCTATAATCTTTTTATCACCGTGTTTTACATACATTTGTACACCACTTCCACTACTACCATTTGAAAATCCACCTTCACAAGTGATTGTATTATCTCCATTGTCAAAGCACGTCATGATTGCTGTATGTGCATATGAACTACTTATTAGAAGTAAACTTGAAATTAAAACTTTTTTAAACATATGTTTCCTTTTTTGTTGGTATTAATCCTAAAGCAAGAGTTATTAAAATAACAAAGATATAAAAATAACCCATAGCTTCAATTTCTGATAGGGAAAAAATTGTGCCTACTTGAAAAATAAAGATAGCACATATTAATCCTAAAGTTATTGGATAAAATAGAGCAAATAACATCCATTTTAAAGAGTTCGTTTGGATTTTTATCATAATCATTGTGGCAATACAAGGAGGTGTCAATGCCATAAATATTATAATAGCAACAGCGCTTAGTGGGGAATAAACATTATTTTCTCCCAACGCATTATTTTGATTGCTTTCATATAAAGCACCAAGGGTTGAAACAGAACTTTCCCTTGCCGCAAAAGAACTTAAAAAGGCTACATTGATCTTCCAATCAAAGCCTGCATATTGAGTAATTGGTACAAAGAATTTTCCAATGGAACCTAAAAAAGAGTTCTCTATTTTATTGTTTTTCAATTCTCGAAGTAATTTTTTTCTTGTCTTCAATAGTTTTTTTAAAGCTCTGTTTATTATTTTTGCTTCTTGATTCTTATGGGGTTTAGTAAAAAGAAAAAACAATTGATTTCTATTTTTAAATTTTTCATCAATAGCTTTTGCAACATTTACATCTTTTGTATTCATTCTTTGATATTTATATTGAGTATAAAAATTAATTAACTCTTTGAGCTCTTTTTTTTCATCTACATAATTGAAGTAAGTACTTTTTTTTGCTTGTTTATAAAAAGTATCTTGCATAGTTTTACTTTCCATAGTATATTGTGCTTTTTCTTTTTGTGAGATACCTGGGAATTGAATAAGTACAAATAATACTATAGCCACTGCTGCTACAATAGTAACAATCTTTTTTAAATATAACCAAACTCTATCAAAAACTTTAACTAATAGACCTCTTAATGTAGGAATATGATAAGAGGGTAATTCCATGATAAAAGGAGTGTTTGGATAAGCCTTTAAAATACTCATACTTAATAGTTTTGAAATAATTAGTGCAATAAAAAGGGTAATAGTTGAAATCATAAACATCATTAAAGCCATATGTACTTTAAAGAAAGTCACTATAATCAATATAAAAAATGGAATCTTTGCTAAACAATTCATAAGTGGAATGGTTAATATTGTAGCTATCTTTGCTCTTTTATCATTCATTCCTTTTGTTGCCATTACTCCTGGAACTGCACAACCACCTGCAAAAATTCCACTTAAAACTAGGGGCAATGTAGATTCTCCATGTAAGCCAAATTTTGAGAAAACTCTATCTAAAATAAAGGCCATTCGTGGCATATATCCTACATCTTCTAATATGGCAATTAGGAAAA
This portion of the Arcobacter nitrofigilis DSM 7299 genome encodes:
- a CDS encoding FeoB-associated Cys-rich membrane protein; this translates as MNLYELLFTIIIFAFALFYIYKSLFKKKTCGGSCGCGSQNKPKEKKKYLSN
- the feoB gene encoding ferrous iron transport protein B encodes the protein MNNSINLALVGQPNCGKSTIFNMLTNIKQHIANYPGVTVDKKEGSYIYENSKYNIIDLPGTYSFSSYSEEEKITRSYILNKETNIIINTIDASNLRRNLYLTMQLFDMQKPMIIAFNMLDIAKQNGQEINFKALEKSINAKVVQTVASKKQGLKELKDSIIEVNNDLISHVSTALFYKNLQPYIDKLKTQLTADSFELSKHFISVKLFENDEEIKSFVKKNDYNYEEIFEIVEKYKKEFQEIYKISVEQYIVKIRYEKADELVKTCTTVNKTKEKTISEKIDTIILNKFLALPILGLIIFTLYKFSIVYGYDLTNITWPILAWLKYSIVSLFPSENISSIPYLTQFAIWMMNSIIALLNYIPIFVILFFLIAILEDVGYMPRMAFILDRVFSKFGLHGESTLPLVLSGIFAGGCAVPGVMATKGMNDKRAKIATILTIPLMNCLAKIPFFILIIVTFFKVHMALMMFMISTITLFIALIISKLLSMSILKAYPNTPFIMELPSYHIPTLRGLLVKVFDRVWLYLKKIVTIVAAVAIVLFVLIQFPGISQKEKAQYTMESKTMQDTFYKQAKKSTYFNYVDEKKELKELINFYTQYKYQRMNTKDVNVAKAIDEKFKNRNQLFFLFTKPHKNQEAKIINRALKKLLKTRKKLLRELKNNKIENSFLGSIGKFFVPITQYAGFDWKINVAFLSSFAARESSVSTLGALYESNQNNALGENNVYSPLSAVAIIIFMALTPPCIATMIMIKIQTNSLKWMLFALFYPITLGLICAIFIFQVGTIFSLSEIEAMGYFYIFVILITLALGLIPTKKETYV